A part of Pristiophorus japonicus isolate sPriJap1 chromosome 15, sPriJap1.hap1, whole genome shotgun sequence genomic DNA contains:
- the thumpd1 gene encoding THUMP domain-containing protein 1 isoform X2 yields the protein MTTEPRAKRRNKSSYLSHAAKKHRGSRELEFVEGSNSEDEEDDDDDAEVALKKEVKQIRTSTQNQLCRFQALDSGANNVVFIRTLNIEPDKLVHHILKDLHTTKKKKTRAILRMLPVSGSCKAFMEEIPKYFETFLEPWFKVPKKATFQIVYKARNNSHMSRDDVIKALAGVVINLNAENKVDLNNPEYTIIVEIIKGVCCVSVVQDYILFRKYNLQEVAKNDIEEKLKKPACSLPPENDGSEGSKEPLEEKEPKSKAAEDEQELERSVTSAKESLEEQKSGE from the exons ATGACAACAGAGCCTAGAGCGAAGAGGAGGAACAAGAGCTCCTATTTGAGCCATGCGGCCAAGAAGCACCGCGGGAGCCGGGAGCTAGAG TTTGTAGAGGGATCTAACAGTGAGGAtgaggaagatgatgatgatgatgctgaagtTGCCTTGAAGAAGGAAGTGAAGCAGATCCGCACATCAACACAGAATCAACTCTGCCGATTCCAGGCTTTGGATAGTGGAGCCAACAATGTTGTCTTCATCAGAACTCTTAACATTG AACCGGACAAATTAGTACATCACATTTTGAAGGATCTGCACACAACCAAGAAGAAGAAGACCCGAGCTATTCTGCGGATGTTGCCAGTGTCGGGGTCGTGCAAGGCTTTCATGGAGGAGATCCCAAAGTATTTTGAGACTTTCCTGGAACCCTGGTTCAAAGTTCCTAAAAAGGCTACTTTCCAGATTGTTTACAAAGCCAGGAATAATAGTCACATGAGTagagatgatgtcatcaaggctcTGGCAG GGGTAGTAATAAATTTGAATGCCGAGAACAAAGTGGACCTTAATAACCCCGAGTATACCATTATTGTGGAAATAATTAAAGGTGTTTGCTGTGTGAGTGTCGTTCAGGACTATATACTTTTCCGCAAATACAATCTGCAAGAAGTGGCAAAAAATGACATTGAGGAAAAATTGAAAAAACCCGCCTGCTCTCTTCCGCCTGAGAATGATGGCAGCGAAGGTTCGAAAGAGCCCCTGGAAGAAAAGGAACCCAAGAGCAAAGCGGCGGAAGATGAGCAGGAACTGGAACGATCTGTCACGAGTGCAAAAGAATCTCTTGAGGAACAGAAAAGTGGAGAATAG
- the thumpd1 gene encoding THUMP domain-containing protein 1 isoform X1: MTTEPRAKRRNKSSYLSHAAKKHRGSRELEVGMQGLLITCNMNEKKCTAEAYSLLSEYADQLYGPEKFVEGSNSEDEEDDDDDAEVALKKEVKQIRTSTQNQLCRFQALDSGANNVVFIRTLNIEPDKLVHHILKDLHTTKKKKTRAILRMLPVSGSCKAFMEEIPKYFETFLEPWFKVPKKATFQIVYKARNNSHMSRDDVIKALAGVVINLNAENKVDLNNPEYTIIVEIIKGVCCVSVVQDYILFRKYNLQEVAKNDIEEKLKKPACSLPPENDGSEGSKEPLEEKEPKSKAAEDEQELERSVTSAKESLEEQKSGE, encoded by the exons ATGACAACAGAGCCTAGAGCGAAGAGGAGGAACAAGAGCTCCTATTTGAGCCATGCGGCCAAGAAGCACCGCGGGAGCCGGGAGCTAGAGGTGGGGATGCAGGGGCTACTCATCACCTGCAATATGAATGAGAAGAAGTGCACGGCAGAGGCGTACAGTCTGCTGAGCGAATACGCGGACCAACTGTACGGCCCAGAGAAG TTTGTAGAGGGATCTAACAGTGAGGAtgaggaagatgatgatgatgatgctgaagtTGCCTTGAAGAAGGAAGTGAAGCAGATCCGCACATCAACACAGAATCAACTCTGCCGATTCCAGGCTTTGGATAGTGGAGCCAACAATGTTGTCTTCATCAGAACTCTTAACATTG AACCGGACAAATTAGTACATCACATTTTGAAGGATCTGCACACAACCAAGAAGAAGAAGACCCGAGCTATTCTGCGGATGTTGCCAGTGTCGGGGTCGTGCAAGGCTTTCATGGAGGAGATCCCAAAGTATTTTGAGACTTTCCTGGAACCCTGGTTCAAAGTTCCTAAAAAGGCTACTTTCCAGATTGTTTACAAAGCCAGGAATAATAGTCACATGAGTagagatgatgtcatcaaggctcTGGCAG GGGTAGTAATAAATTTGAATGCCGAGAACAAAGTGGACCTTAATAACCCCGAGTATACCATTATTGTGGAAATAATTAAAGGTGTTTGCTGTGTGAGTGTCGTTCAGGACTATATACTTTTCCGCAAATACAATCTGCAAGAAGTGGCAAAAAATGACATTGAGGAAAAATTGAAAAAACCCGCCTGCTCTCTTCCGCCTGAGAATGATGGCAGCGAAGGTTCGAAAGAGCCCCTGGAAGAAAAGGAACCCAAGAGCAAAGCGGCGGAAGATGAGCAGGAACTGGAACGATCTGTCACGAGTGCAAAAGAATCTCTTGAGGAACAGAAAAGTGGAGAATAG